Part of the Oscillibacter hominis genome is shown below.
TGTGCCGCACACACCTGCCAGCCAATCGTCCGCATAACGGACAAAAGTGAACTTCTTGTTGTCGGCAGGTTTGCAGGGCAGATTTCTCATAGCTTTCTTCTGTGCCCTATGCTGGTCAATCAGTTCTTGTCTTGCCGCTTCATCAGCGGTATGGTCAATCCAATAAGACAGTCTTTTTAATTCTTTGCTTGCCGCATGATATTCCTGTGTCTGATATGCAGACCTCGGCTTATCAAAGCGTTCTGCGATTTCCCGAAACTTCTTGTCCAGCTCATTCAGATAGATATTTGCAAGTATTGGAGAACAGATACCACCCTGCGGGGAACCGCTGTAAGTGGCGTTGTATTTCCAATTCTCGATATACCCAGCTTTCAAAAACTGGCGAATGATGTTCAGAAAACGACTGTCCTTGATTTTCCTGCTCAAAATCTCAATCAATTTTTCGTGATTGATGTTATCAAAACAACCTTGTATATCGCCCTCGATAAACCAGACCACGCCTGTGAAGTCAGAAGAAATCTGACGGAGTGCGGTATGACAGCTTTTACCCGGTCTGAAACCGTGGGAGTGGCTGTCAAAGACAGGTTCATAGATAGCTTCTAAAATCATTCTGACAACTTCTTGCAGGAGCTTGTCACGGAAAGACGGGATACCCAGCGGACGGAGCTTTCCGTTTTTCTTTGGAATATACTCACGCCTTACAGGATTGGCTTTGTAGGTTCCGTCCTTTAGTGACTGGATTAACTCTTTTACATAGAAGTCACTGAAACCGTCTGCGGTATCGTTGTCGATACCCTGTGTTGTTGCACCTTTGTTTGCATAAAGTTTCTGATAGGCGGCGTAGTAAATATCTTCACGAAGTAAGTATCTGTAAAGTCTTGTGAATACGCCGTCTTTGTGTTCGCTGGAACACTTTTCAATACGCTCTAAAATTTCAGATGTTGGTTTCATTGAGGTTTCTCCTCCCTTTCATTCTTACATTTTAGATGTTACTAACTGGCTCCCTTCGCCATGTAAGGGTCGTTATCCCTCTCGGACTACTATGGAGCCTCCGTTACCATATCCGGCAAATGAGCCAGACTTAGGCAATCCCCAGTTAGCACTGTGCATAGGTTAGTGAAGATTGTCGGATATGCTTTCGGTTCGTTGTGACGTGTTCTCACGCCTGTTTCATAACGTGTTGGCAGTTGTCCCGCCGTGAAAGATGACGTGACAGCGTTATGACATGGGTTTCAGGACTTTTCCCACACCTGCAAAAAACAGGAACTGGAACCTTACATTCGATAAACCCAATCTTATCCTCATATCTTCTTAACATTAGAAAACAGTCGCACCTAAGTCCTTTGGTGACTATTCCTTTTTCTGCCATGCGCTGTTCCCGTAAAGGATTTCTCCTTAGTCGGTAAGGCAGATTGTTTCGCACACTGCCGTGTGCGGCAGTACCTTAGACTGCTTTGCACAGCGCCCTATCTGGGCGCACTTTCACATTCTGCGTCAGCGCCGAGGGGACGCAGCCCTTTTTGCGGAGCATTTTCCATACCGCCACAAAGTAGCTGGCTGTCAGCGGGTCACGGAGCAGGATATGGAACTCATCAAAGTAGCACCAAGTCGCCACGCCCTCGGCATGGTTGGCGTTCACCGCCGCCGTGACAAATTCATTGGTGGTGTGCATGGCGATCTTGCGGAGGTTTTCGCCCAAGCCTTTCAGGACGATGCAGACCACACGGGAATTGAGATCAACATTCGTGGGATGGTTGAAAAGGTTGAGAGAGCCTGTGCAGTAAAGCTCCAGCGCCGTCGCCACCCGCCGCGCCTCCGGCTCCGGCTGGCGCAGCAGCTCCTCATACAGATCTTGAAGCAGCGGCGTTTTTGCCGTTTCCAGCCCCAGCGCCATTTCCCGGTAGACCAGCCGCACACAGCGGTCAATGACGGTTTTCTCGATGGGCTGCAAGCCCTCCTTGCCGCCCACGATCAGCTCACATAGGGACAGCAGAAAATCCGCCTTCATGGAAAGCGGACTGTCCTCGTCATTGATATTCATTTGCAAGTCCATAGGCGAAATGTGGTGTGGGCTGTCCGGGGCGATCTCAATGACCTGCCCGCCCAAGCGCCGCACCAGCGGGGCATATTCGCCCATCGGGTCAACCACGATGATGCGGTCATTGGTAGCGAGGAACACATTGATCAGCTCACGCTTGGCGGCAAAGCTCTTGCCGCTGCCCGTAGAGCCGAGATACATTCCGTTGGCGGATTTGAGCTTTTTGCGGTCAGCCATGATGACATTGTTGGAAAGGGCGTTCATGCCGTAGTAAAGCGCCTGTCCGTCCATACGAAGTTCCCGGGTCATAAAAGGAATGAAAATGGCCGTGGAGCTGGTAGTCATGCCCCGCTGGATCTCAATGCCGTTATAGCCCAGCACCAGCGAGGACACAAAGCCCTGTTCCTGCTGCCAGTCCAGACGGCGCAGGGCGCAGTTGTATTTCTGCGCGATGCCGCTCACCGTGAACACATCGTTTTCAAGCCGCTGCCGGGTGGGAGCGAGGTTCACCACCGTAAAGGTCAGCAGGAACATTCGCTCGTTGCGGCTTTGCAGGTCGGAGAGCAGCTCGGCGGCATCCTTGGAAAAGGTAATGAGGTCAGGCGGCAAAATCTCCATGTCGTACCCGGCACGGACAGCCTTTTTCTGTTCCTCTGCTTTCATGCGGCCTATGTCGGAGATCTTTCCTTTGATCGTCTTAATGGCCTTGAGCTGGTCTACCGTCTGAATGTGCATGGTGACGGTCAGCTCGGCGTCCAGTTCCAAAATCTCCGCCAGCAGCTTATCCGACAGCTCCGACGCCATGATCTGCAAATAGGACGCCGCGCCCCACATCTGGCCGACACGGAAAGTCCGGCTCTGCCGAAAGTCGAAACTGTCCGGGGCGATGTAGTCCTTTGTCCCCATGCCCGTCTTGGGAATGTCTTTCCACGCAAAGCGAAACGGCTCACGCCCGCCCGGGTGCATCTGCCCGTGCAGCACCGCCAGCCGATCCCGGCCATCCAGCGGGCGGGACTGGACGCCCAGCCGTTTCAGATTGCCCATGACATCCGCCTCCACGCGCCCCAGCCGGGGACGCGCCTCTGCCACGCCCTCGGCGGGTAGGCCAAAGGTGATGTACTTATACCGTTCAATGCCGTTGTTGCTCTTGGCGATCTGGCCTTTGAGCATTTCCACATACTCACCCCGGATGCTGTTGAAGTCATCCTCCTGCGCCGGGATATTCACCTTGTAGCGGTTGGCGTTCCGGCTGCGGCGGTTCACAAAGGAAAGCTGGAACGGCAGAGAGCTGTCAAAATAATTCAGGCACGCGCTCCACCCGCTGATAATGGCAGTCTGATCCTCCGTGGACGCCACGGCATAATTGATGTCCTCATATTCCAGCGTCTTTGTGTAAAGCCCGCCGGGGAGCTGGCAGATTCCGTCCGGGTGCATGGCGATATAGGGAATGGTCTGCTGGGCGGACAGCGCCCGGTGTTTATTTGCGTTTTTCTGCTTTTTTGCTTTGCTCAATAGGCTCCTCCTTTCGCGCAAATGGGGCGTAGATATTTTCCGTTCGATACGGACGGATGCCGGGGCGGGTAAACTTGACCCGGATGATATTGCGGATCACCTTTTCAAAGGGTAAGCCGTCCTTCTCATACATGGCAAGCAGAAACGCCGGGAGCATGATCGCCAGCATAGCGAACAGCGCCCCGGTGTTGCCGATGGCCTGCCGGGTCAAAAGGTAGGTGGGAACGCCGATAGCCGCCCCAGCACCGAAACAAATAAGCTGCCGCTTGGTGAGGTTGAACGCAATCTTTGTCTTGATTTTGGAAAGATCGTTCGGGACATTCACATAGGGCATCAGTCTGTCACCTCCAGTTTGGGACAACTTGTCCCAAAGTCCGGGATCGTCGGCTCCACCTCGTTGCCCCACACATCCCAGCCGGGAGAGGTCTGCCGTGCGAACAGCTCCACACGGGGCAGATCGCCCATGAGGGCAACGATCTTATCACGGGTTTCGTCCGGCTTTTTGCTGTGGGCTTCAATGGGCGAAATGATAAATTGATGAATGTCGGCGGCCTGCCGCTTCGGGTGTCCCTTGGTCGCCAACAGGCAGATCTCGGCGTTTGCCCGCGTCCAGAAGCCCAGCCCATAAAACCAGCTATCCGCCTTTTTGTTCTTTTTGGCCAGACGAACGCAACGGATTTATAGGTGAAGCCCCACGCACGGATAAGCCGCAGAGCCTCCGGGAGCTGGGGAAAGGTCGCCCACATGAAAAGGGCGCTGTCCTTGTCCGCAAGCTCGGCCACAGGCAACGCACACAATTCATCAATGCTCATGGTGGGGTAGTGATTTTCCGCCGCGCCCTGCATTTTCTTTGCAGAGTAGCGCCACGGCGGGTCGGCGTAAATGATGGGGTATTTTTTGATAGCTATTCTCCTTTCCCGCCCCCGGCCATGGCCAGCCGCGCCTGCTCGATGCGCTGGGCGGCGATGGTGTAGATGGAGGGGGCATTTTCAAAGCAGATGAAGCGGCGGCTTGTGTTCATGGCGGCAACGGCAGTCGTGCCGCTGCCCGCGCAGATGTCCGCCACCACCTCTCCTTCGTCGGTATAGGTCTTGATGAAATACTCGCACAGCTCCACGGGCTTTTGCGTAGGATGGATGCCGCCCGTCACCGTCGGCACGAACAGCACATTTCCCGGATAACGCCG
Proteins encoded:
- a CDS encoding reverse transcriptase domain-containing protein; this encodes MKPTSEILERIEKCSSEHKDGVFTRLYRYLLREDIYYAAYQKLYANKGATTQGIDNDTADGFSDFYVKELIQSLKDGTYKANPVRREYIPKKNGKLRPLGIPSFRDKLLQEVVRMILEAIYEPVFDSHSHGFRPGKSCHTALRQISSDFTGVVWFIEGDIQGCFDNINHEKLIEILSRKIKDSRFLNIIRQFLKAGYIENWKYNATYSGSPQGGICSPILANIYLNELDKKFREIAERFDKPRSAYQTQEYHAASKELKRLSYWIDHTADEAARQELIDQHRAQKKAMRNLPCKPADNKKFTFVRYADDWLAGVCGTKAECEDLKAEIAEFLSTELKLTLSEEKTLITHSSEKVRFIGYDICVRRNQEVKGHRMKNGTWRKSRTLHMKVALSVPHTEKIEKFMFAKKVIRQKENGEFQPIHRAGLLNLADYEIVEQYNAEARGLCNYYNLACDYHTLDYFCYLMEYSCLKTIANKHKTSIRKIIRQYKDGKTWSVPYETKAGTKRVRPVKIADCKRGEASDIIYQRKKFSWKTTIRQRLNARVCELCGCKEADLYEVHVIRNLNELGNSDWETVMKKKRRKTLVVCSKCHERIHRH
- a CDS encoding VirB4-like conjugal transfer ATPase, CD1110 family translates to MSKAKKQKNANKHRALSAQQTIPYIAMHPDGICQLPGGLYTKTLEYEDINYAVASTEDQTAIISGWSACLNYFDSSLPFQLSFVNRRSRNANRYKVNIPAQEDDFNSIRGEYVEMLKGQIAKSNNGIERYKYITFGLPAEGVAEARPRLGRVEADVMGNLKRLGVQSRPLDGRDRLAVLHGQMHPGGREPFRFAWKDIPKTGMGTKDYIAPDSFDFRQSRTFRVGQMWGAASYLQIMASELSDKLLAEILELDAELTVTMHIQTVDQLKAIKTIKGKISDIGRMKAEEQKKAVRAGYDMEILPPDLITFSKDAAELLSDLQSRNERMFLLTFTVVNLAPTRQRLENDVFTVSGIAQKYNCALRRLDWQQEQGFVSSLVLGYNGIEIQRGMTTSSTAIFIPFMTRELRMDGQALYYGMNALSNNVIMADRKKLKSANGMYLGSTGSGKSFAAKRELINVFLATNDRIIVVDPMGEYAPLVRRLGGQVIEIAPDSPHHISPMDLQMNINDEDSPLSMKADFLLSLCELIVGGKEGLQPIEKTVIDRCVRLVYREMALGLETAKTPLLQDLYEELLRQPEPEARRVATALELYCTGSLNLFNHPTNVDLNSRVVCIVLKGLGENLRKIAMHTTNEFVTAAVNANHAEGVATWCYFDEFHILLRDPLTASYFVAVWKMLRKKGCVPSALTQNVKVRPDRALCKAV
- a CDS encoding PrgI family protein, which codes for MPYVNVPNDLSKIKTKIAFNLTKRQLICFGAGAAIGVPTYLLTRQAIGNTGALFAMLAIMLPAFLLAMYEKDGLPFEKVIRNIIRVKFTRPGIRPYRTENIYAPFARKEEPIEQSKKAEKRK